ACTCTAACAGAAACCTCAACCGGAGTTTCAGCCCGCGCCGGAATCTCAGAACAAACAAGGGTTCTGCAGAGTGGGCAGGTGGAGTGGGATTGGAACCACATGTCGATACAATCGATGTGAAAACTGTGATTACATTTAGGGAGGAGACGACccttttcatcttcttcgaATTCCGACAAGCAAACGGCGCATTCCAGCACTCCACCATTGTGGGTGGCAGAGGAATAGACAAATGTTGGGAGGGATTTGAGGACAGATTCTTCAAGGCCTTGAGAGGGTACGAAGGCGGTGTTGGCAGGGCCGGCGGAAGACTCGTAGGAAAATACGATGTGGGTAGTGCGGCGTCTGTTGCGCCGTGCGCGAAGGCGCCTACGGGCTCGGAGGAGGTACCATCGTGCGTAGATGTGGAGACAGATGAAAAGGATTACTACTGTGAACAGTATTATGATTGCGCTCAACATTATCTTCCCGCTCAGGGCGTAGCCATTGTTCGAGCTGTAATTGATGCTTCCTGGGTCGCCGATGCTTCCGTTGCTCTTTGTGAAACTCATTTCTTCTCTTAACAGATAAGTCTCAgagcagagaaagagagagagagagagagagagagagagagtcacacGGAGGAGAAAGAGGTGAGGGGGATTATATCTAATATGAGTAACGAGACGAAAGTGGAGAAGGGTTTTATTgcgagaaaagaagaggaaggtctGAAAGAGGAGTAGAGGAACCTTCGTGACGTTGATGAATGATGAACccttactaattttttttttctttcaaaaattctaTTTAAATTACGCGGCTTGGGACTTTAGTGCCCTGTGACTGTAGTTTCGTCAATTGACCAAAGCACCTTTAAATTAGATAAAATTGCAATTTGCAGAGAAGACAATGAAGGGGATAGCAACGTCAGGTTTGTTGCTATTTGCACGGAAGTGTAAGGTAATTACTTATATCGGCGAAAAACTTCTGTCTTGAAGCTCTTGCGTTTAAATTGAACACGAGGAGTATAAATGTATAATGACTAGTATTATTTGATAatatggtttgaggtatcggtgtTGTATCGTGCGATATGTAATGGTTTTGCTAGTTATTGATATTAATTATATCGATGACATGCTACAAACAAAGGATAAGACAGTCAAAAATTCTGTTTATTTTAAGGAATTAGGGGCAAATTTGTTTGATACGCCCGATCTATgctgataccgtatcggtatcattagggctgcaataggatcgggttgggtcgggccttaTAAAATTCCAACCCaatcctgagtccccttagctgggtcTAGGCCCGATTCGATCTAATCCAACCCTAGTTGGCCCTAACCATAGGGGGAAAGGAGAAGCATGGGTTGGcaagctgggaagaagaagaagaagaaccaaaaagaagaaagaagaaagaagaaagggttgGATTGGACCAGGTCAGGCTCAACCCGAAGCCTCAACCCTCACCTGGTCCGACCTTAACTCAAAGTAAAAAATTCCTGACCTTGACCTGCTCTGAAGGATCAATATATCTCAACCTAGGCCTTGTTCGAGCTCGTGACAAGCTCAGTTGTCAAGGTCGAACTCGCACTCCTAGGTATCACATCGCTTGAGCAGATGATCAATACCTGATCCGATAccttgcactaaaaccatgcttgaTAACTCTATTCATTGCTTATTCGTGTCAACAGGTCAGTGAGATTGACATGAACTGGGTTCCTTCAACGGTTGGAATATTCAGAGAGAGTTAATACTACCAAAAAGACTGAAATTGACACGAGCTAAACAATCTATTTCACATTTAAGGGAAAAGGCCAAGTTTCCCTTGTCCGTCTCACTTTGTTTCAATTCTCCCAATGCCATCAGGAGCAGCCGCATGGGATAACAAGAATCAATCCATTGACTTTAAGAGCCCAAGGTCAAGCGActcctcccttctcctctttaaaattacaaaagggGCGTGCCTAGCGCGAGACTTCCGTCACTGCAGGTTTGGGTAGAGTCGCAAAAAGACTGTTTCTCCTATTCTCTTTAAACTCTTTCAAATTATTGAGGGTCTCGAACATAAGGGTTATTTGCAAAGGAGGAGCTTCAATCGGGTTTTACATCTTAAATTGCCCAATGGGGAGTGGACTCAATCTGATCAACAATTATATGAGGAGATTCTTGGTCATTATAATTCAGCCTTTCAATCAGGAGGTATTGACCCGTCCTCTCTTGATATTGTCTTGGACTCGGTGGATCCATGCATATCTCCTGTTTCAAATGGTATGCTTTGTGCAATTCCCTCTTTTGATGAGATGCGTGATGCTTTGTTTGCTATGAGTCCTCTCAAGTCATCGGGTGTTGATGGCTTCCCTCCAGCTTTTTTCCAGAAGTACTGGGATATCATTAAGGATGATCTCTACTGTTTTGTGACTGACTTTTTTGAAACTGGTGTTATGTCTTTCAGGTTGAGTGAAACTTTGGTGTGTCTTGTACCAAAGGTTTCACAACCTGAGACTACTGATCAATTTAGGCCGATTGCATTGTGTACTGTTGTATGTAAAGTTGTAACAAAAATTATGGCCTCAAGGTTGAAGTCTATTCTAGATGACATTGTATCTCCTTATCAATCTGTTTTCATTCCTAAGAGGATTATTTCAGATAATGTTTTGATTGCCCA
The sequence above is a segment of the Telopea speciosissima isolate NSW1024214 ecotype Mountain lineage chromosome 7, Tspe_v1, whole genome shotgun sequence genome. Coding sequences within it:
- the LOC122667000 gene encoding RING-H2 finger protein ATL2-like isoform X2, translating into MSFTKSNGSIGDPGSINYSSNNGYALSGKIMLSAIIILFTVVILFICLHIYARWYLLRARRRLRARRNRRRTTHIVFSYESSAGPANTAFVPSQGLEESVLKSLPTFVYSSATHNGGVLECAVCLSEFEEDEKGRLLPKCNHSFHIDCIDMWFQSHSTCPLCRTLVCSEIPARAETPVEVSVRVDEPESGPSYGFCPSCSHDRDDISSSSSTSSSSSSQPSSSSPSPADSSSLKTRRKTLEAVTISIEVPRRSESLRGLVEEEELYLGSAGGQGLKSPGGQQSLKSPGGRILSLKRILSRERKGTLSPNSPATGMSYSAGTEIDLESGERI
- the LOC122667000 gene encoding RING-H2 finger protein ATL2-like isoform X1 codes for the protein MSFTKSNGSIGDPGSINYSSNNGYALSGKIMLSAIIILFTVVILFICLHIYARWYLLRARRRLRARRNRRRTTHIVFSYESSAGPANTAFVPSQGLEESVLKSLPTFVYSSATHNGGVLECAVCLSEFEEDEKGRLLPKCNHSFHIDCIDMWFQSHSTCPLCRTLVCSEIPARAETPVEVSVRVDEPESGPSYGFCPSCSHDRDDISSSSSTSSSSSSQPSSSSPSPADSSSLKTRRKTLEAVTISIEVPRRSESLRGLVEEEELYLGSAGGQGLKSPGGQQSLKSPGGRILSLKRILSRERKGTLSPNSPATGMSYSAGTEIDLESGEEQHVQAQPKR